DNA from Petroclostridium xylanilyticum:
CCCTGAAGCTTTAGCCACTATATTAAAACCGCTATCTGCTAAAAATAAAACAGAAAAGCTCTCGCCTTCTCCTCTATATTTTTGAGTTAATACCAGGTAACTACTGCCAAATTTTTTTATATTATAAATCTTAAGAGTTCCCTTGTTGGCCGGATCAGCCTTCATGTAGTATTCACTGACAACATCTGTAAGTTTTCTTTTGTCTTCCTCTGAAATTGTTCCTCCTTTAGGAGGATTTGCGGCAAAAGCAATCGCAGCAGCGCAAACAGCCATAACCGCAACCACTATGACCCAAAATGCAGGTTTCTTAAAATTGACTATATTTTTTATCCTGGTCTTTACATGGCTCTCACCGAAAGCTAAAGGATTCGCTGTCAAAATTCCTTTCCTTTTGACTGACAGCGACAGGAGTGAACTGGAATAGCCTCCCTTTGCGCCGTCACCCAACTTACTCAGCACGCTTTCATCGCAGGACATTTCCATGTCCCGGCTCATGAGCGCAAAGCACAGCCACATAAGCGGATTGAACCAGTGAAGGATGAGCGCAAGAAAAGCAAGAGGCTTGATCAGATAATCCTTCCTGCGGATATGGGTTCGCTCGTGTTCCAGTATGTAGGACAGGTTGGCATCCCCAATATTTGCAGGCACATAGATTTTCGGACGGATAAAGCCGCATACGAAGGCTGTTCCGATGGCATCAGTTTCAAAGACATCGGCCTCTACGCGGGTCGCGGTCTGAAGCTTTCCTTTGATTTTTACATAAGAAACAATACTATAAATCAGCAGCGCAATAACGCCAAAAATCCAAATAAGGCTCAAAACAGCCATCCATATTTCCATGGGATTCACGCTTGCTACCGGAATGGCGGGAGGCAGAGAAGCATTCACCGCGCTGTCAATGCTGCCAATGCCGGACTGAATCGCAGGCGTATGCATCACCCCTATATTCTGCGGTACAAGCTCATATACTCCGATTCCTTGCTTCGCATTCATGTTTATCAGATTGAAAAAACTAAAAGCTGAACCGAAAGAAAATGGGCATACTAGACGGAAAAGCACCGGTATCCAAAGAATATAGGAAAAAACCTTCGGCGCTTTTTTAAGCAGCAGGCGGACAAGAATAACACCAATAGCCACATATGAAGCGGTGATGCTCATGTTCAAAATATTTATAAATAAATCTTGCAGCAAGCTCATTTCACCGCCTCCTCTATAATCCGCTTCAGTTCCTCGGCCTCCTGTTCGGAAAGCTTGCGGCCGCTCAGGAAGGCAGTCAGAAATTTCGGCAGCGACCCGTCAAATGTTTTTTCCAACACAGCCCTGCTTTCATATCTCTGCACATCTTCACGCTTAACCAATGAAGTAACGGTCGCATCCTTGTTTTGCAGAATACCGCGCTCGCAAAGCTTTTTTAATACAGTGTAGGTGGTTGACTTTTTCCAGCCGAGTTTATCCGCGCACAGCTTTACAAGCTCGGTGGAATTGATCGGTTCATTGTCCCAGATTATACTGGCAAATTTGTATTCCGCATCAAACAGCTTATATTTTTCCATATAGTTGCCTCCTTGGGTTTATTTCAATAGACCTAATTAAAGTCTATCGCGTTCAACCACATATGTCAATAGCAAAATATGAATTAAATTGTATTTTGGCAGATCAAATTGATCTTGTTAAAGCACAAAAAGATCCAAGTTATAGAGATGTTCCCGCGAACACATCAAATTCTTTCAAACCCCGTCTTTTCCGTCATCACAACCCCACCTGCCAAAGGCAGCCCCGAAAGGCTGTGGATGTGTTTCCTCGAACAGTTATGCAAACAAAAAAACAGGGCTTTCAGGTATCTCCACCGCCAAAAAACACATTTTCGGCGGGTGGCAAATCACCGGAAAACCCTGTATTCAAGCCGTTTTTCAATCTCCCCTCTGTTTTTTTACATTTTGCATCAACAATACGCACTTCACGTGATTTTGGCCATATATCTTTCAATTATTTCATGCTATCTCATCCTGTCTGCAATTACCGGTTTAAATTAATGGCTTTGGGCACAAATTTTATTCAATTAGCACTTAATAAATTATGAGCACCTTCAAGCGTTTTAGTCGCCTTGAAGTATAGGTTATGGATATCACCATAATCTACTTTTTCTTCCCCTTCTCCACGATATGGTACTTGTATTAAGTGTCTAGACAGATCTTGCAGTATCCTGTTCGCATCAATTATTTTTAATATGTTCCGTTCCTCAAGACCTTCACTACACAGTTTTTTTACAGCGTCAATATCTTCCTGCAAAGGCTTATAATCCACATATTGCTCAACTCCTGATAATACAGTTACTATCCCAAATAAATTATTTTTATCATAAGCATCCCATCTTGGATGATTCTTATCAATAAGCTCAATATATCTATCATCACACACAATACCATAAAGCTGTAATGCGCTGGATTGAATGGCATAGGAAAAATTATGAATTTTGTCTTCAGGAATTTTGCTGTATATTTCCGTCCTCAAGTCATATCTTTCTTTTGGTGACATTGTAGGTTTCAATTGATATGGATCAATACTTTCCACTAATTGAATAATTTCTTCTTTTGAAAGTATATTTTTATTTTCATGATTATCTCCGACACTTTCTTCATTTAAAGTGTTAAAAACATCATCTTTCGACTTTCTGTCTTGCACATCCTTAATATTTTCTTGTATATTTCCATTTGCATTGTATATTTTGTATATTTCAACACTCGCTGACCTGTTACTTTTATACACCCCAGCATACGGCTCTTCAATATAGTAACTGCCGCCTTTCGAATACAAATACAGCTTTCTCATCTCCTCCTCAAGAATGAGTCTTATTATGAGGTAATTCTTTTGCGTTGGAGTATCGTTTACTGATTTACGCATTGTTTTTTTCGCCCCGGATAAAGCGGACAAAACCATTTCTACATCAGTGTTGTCTCTCAAGGTTACAGATCCAACGCTCACACCCTCATTAAACTGCTCCATTTCCACAGACAAAATAGAAGTAGCATCTGGAAGGTCGAGGAACTTGGCTGGATTTGTCAACAGGAATATCGTCCCGATAGCCACTGCAAGTACTGCTACGTATACAATCCAAAAAGCTGGCTTTTTATAGTGAAGTACATTTTTAATCCGGCTTTTCGTTGTACTTTCACCGAAAGCCAGCGGGCTTCCGGCCAGAATGGGACGTCTTATCGCCAGCCGCAACAGGGTCTCGCCATACAGGACCTTTCCCTCGTGATCAAGTTCGCACACCACCCGTTCATCACAGCTCATCTCCATATCTCGGCTCATCAGGCAGAAGGCTAACCACATAAGTGGATTGAACCAGTGGATGGACAGGGCAAAAAATGCTAGCGGCTTGATGATATGATCCTTTCGAAGAATATGAGTCCGTTCGTGGAGCAAAACATATTCACGTTCCGTTTCATTGATTCCAACAGGCAAATAGATCTTCGGCTTAAAGAAACCACACACAAAAGGAGAAGATATCTCGTCGGTTTCAAAAACATTGCCGTTTAGTAGAGTTGCCGTTGAAACCCTTCTCTTGAGCCGTAGGTAGGAAACAACACTATTATGAACATAACAACCATACCAACAAGCCAAACCCAAGTGCCGATAGATAAGAATACCTGCATTGGATTAGCGCTTGTTGTCTCCACAGCCTGAGTAATCATCGGACTAACCGTTTTGCTAAAATAGATAGCATCAGAGCGTATCTGCGGTACAACCGTAAGCCCATTGCCCTTTGAAATGTATTCAATACCCCCGCTATCTGCAATAGGCGCATTAAAAAAATTAAAAAGAGAGAAGACTGATGAAAATGAAACCGGGCAGACCAGCCGAAATAAAAGAACGCTCCAGAGCATATATGAGATCCGCTTCGGAGCTCGTCTCAACAGCAGTCGCAAGATGAGCACAGCAATGAATACATATGAAGCAGTAATGCTCATGTTGAGTATTTTCAAAAATACTTCTACCATTACTTTTGCCTCCTGTACTCATCGATAATCTGCTTAATTTGTTCTGCCTCGTTATCGCTGATTTTTTCCTCTCCTAAAAAAGCTGCAATAAATTTCGGCAATGAACCTTCAAAAACCCGGCTTATAACCTGACGGCTTTCAACTGCCTGAATGTGTTCACGCTTAATTTTCGAAGTGACAATTGTACTCTCATTCTGCAAAACTCCCTTGTCGCAGAGTCGCTTTAATACGGTGTAGGTTGTAGTTCGTTTCCAGCCAAGCTGTGTTTCCGTCAGCTTGCACAACTCGGGTGAAGCAATAGGCTCCGAATCCCATACAATCGAAAGCAAACGGTAATCCGCATTACTGAGCTTCAGTTCTTTTTCCATTAACCATACCTCCAGTCTAACATATTAGACTAACTTTAGTCTAATATGTTAGACTGACTTTGTCAAGGGGATTACACAGATTAATTTGTCAGCTCATTCGCAGTTATATTTCTTAGCTATTCCAAATCATTTTCCTAATCTTGTATTACTTTCTTGCATTCAGAATTAATTATACATTCGTTGCAATTAGGATTACTCGGCCTGCACCAAGTACGTCCAATCTCCCAGCATGAAAAATCTATTATCCCAGGAAACTCAGGATTTAGCTCTCTTGCCTTATAGATAATTGAATCTAAATCAGCGTTACTGTCAACCAAACCTGTCCTTCGCATTACTCTTAAAATATGTACGTCTGGGGATATGTCAATTGAGTAATAATCAGAAAACGGGATTTTAAATTGCCTGGCAAGAATATTAGCTGCCATTGTGGCAATTTTCTTTCCGCTTCCTTTAAACTGCAAAAATTCATAAACCACTTTTGCGCTGCTGGGATTATTACTCCATATTAGCGAAGCATCCCCATTATACTTCACTTTAATATCCTGAACTGCGGAATAAAACACTTCTGCCATTATATCGTTAAATCTATGTAATATATTCCTATTAAAAATATTCTTGTACTCTTCTAGCGAAACACTAGCTAAATCATCAATATTAAAGCTTCCTACAATTTCCTTTATTTTAAAAGGGATTGACCATGCCCGCTCTGCTTTAATCTGCCTATCCATCAAGCAGGCTAAAACAAAAGCATGAGGCGTGTTTTCAATATCGTTAAGAAATTTATCTTGTTCTGTGTTATTAACAAAAGGAATAAAATGTCTCTCAGAATCGCTAAATCGAGCTTTTCCTATTGTTACAAGTAAATGTTCCGGCATATTTATCACCTTCATCTCTTTTTATCATCTTGTTGACTCTATTTGATAAGGAATTAAATTCCGCCTTCTGTTTGCTTGATGAATAGCTCTTTTATTAATCAATCGCTTTACTCGATACTGCTCATTATCTCTTTCATGCTGTCGATTAAATAGTCCTTTTCAGGATCTGATACCTCGTTGTTTCCTTGTAGGCTGGCAATATAGGATTTAATAATATCTTTGGATTTTACAAAGTTAATGTTTCCAGGTAAATTGCTGAGTATCAATTGAGCATCTATAAACGCGCCCATACTATTAATAACTTGAT
Protein-coding regions in this window:
- a CDS encoding BlaI/MecI/CopY family transcriptional regulator yields the protein MEKYKLFDAEYKFASIIWDNEPINSTELVKLCADKLGWKKSTTYTVLKKLCERGILQNKDATVTSLVKREDVQRYESRAVLEKTFDGSLPKFLTAFLSGRKLSEQEAEELKRIIEEAVK
- a CDS encoding M56 family metallopeptidase, translated to MACWYGCYVHNSVVSYLRLKRRVSTATLLNGNVFETDEISSPFVCGFFKPKIYLPVGINETEREYVLLHERTHILRKDHIIKPLAFFALSIHWFNPLMWLAFCLMSRDMEMSCDERVVCELDHEGKVLYGETLLRLAIRRPILAGSPLAFGESTTKSRIKNVLHYKKPAFWIVYVAVLAVAIGTIFLLTNPAKFLDLPDATSILSVEMEQFNEGVSVGSVTLRDNTDVEMVLSALSGAKKTMRKSVNDTPTQKNYLIIRLILEEEMRKLYLYSKGGSYYIEEPYAGVYKSNRSASVEIYKIYNANGNIQENIKDVQDRKSKDDVFNTLNEESVGDNHENKNILSKEEIIQLVESIDPYQLKPTMSPKERYDLRTEIYSKIPEDKIHNFSYAIQSSALQLYGIVCDDRYIELIDKNHPRWDAYDKNNLFGIVTVLSGVEQYVDYKPLQEDIDAVKKLCSEGLEERNILKIIDANRILQDLSRHLIQVPYRGEGEEKVDYGDIHNLYFKATKTLEGAHNLLSAN
- a CDS encoding M56 family metallopeptidase — protein: MVEVFLKILNMSITASYVFIAVLILRLLLRRAPKRISYMLWSVLLFRLVCPVSFSSVFSLFNFFNAPIADSGGIEYISKGNGLTVVPQIRSDAIYFSKTVSPMITQAVETTSANPMQVFLSIGTWVWLVGMVVMFIIVLFPTYGSREGFQRQLY
- a CDS encoding BlaI/MecI/CopY family transcriptional regulator produces the protein MEKELKLSNADYRLLSIVWDSEPIASPELCKLTETQLGWKRTTTYTVLKRLCDKGVLQNESTIVTSKIKREHIQAVESRQVISRVFEGSLPKFIAAFLGEEKISDNEAEQIKQIIDEYRRQK
- a CDS encoding endonuclease III domain-containing protein, which produces MKVINMPEHLLVTIGKARFSDSERHFIPFVNNTEQDKFLNDIENTPHAFVLACLMDRQIKAERAWSIPFKIKEIVGSFNIDDLASVSLEEYKNIFNRNILHRFNDIMAEVFYSAVQDIKVKYNGDASLIWSNNPSSAKVVYEFLQFKGSGKKIATMAANILARQFKIPFSDYYSIDISPDVHILRVMRRTGLVDSNADLDSIIYKARELNPEFPGIIDFSCWEIGRTWCRPSNPNCNECIINSECKKVIQD